TTTTATTATAAAAAAAAAGAAATTTTTAATGTGAAAAGTTCTTTTTTGAATACAAAAGGATCCCATAAAAAAATAACTGTTCGTGTGAATTCTCCTACTTCAGTTTCTCCTTTTAAAAAATCAGAGAAAATTATTTTTAATAAAGAAACATTTTTAAATACTCTTTCTGAATTAAATATAGCTTCTCAAAAAAGTTTAGTAGAAATGTTTGATAGTACTGTAGGTGGTACTACAGTTTTAATGCCTTTTGGTGGAAAATATCAAATGACTCCATCTGAAGGAAGTGTTCAAAAGATTCCTGTTTTAAAGGGGAATACAAATACAGTCAGTTTAGTTTCTTGGGGTTTTCATCCTGAAGTTTCTACTTGGAGCCCTTTTCATGGAGGAGCTTATGCTATTGTGGAATGTATTTCTAAAATTATTTCTATGGGTGGAAATTATAAAAATTCCTATTTTAGTTTTCAAGAATATTATCAAAAACTAGGAAATAATCCAGAAAATTGGGGAAAACCTTTTTCTGCTTTACTAGGAGCTTATCATGCTCAAATGTCATTAGAATTGGCTTCTATAGGAGGAAAAGATTCTATGTCTGGAACATACAAAAATTTACATGTTCCCCCAACATTTATTGCTTTTTCTGTATCTACAAGTTTATGTTCCAATATAATATCTCCTGAATTTAAAAAAGTAGGAAATAAAATTTATTTGTATTATCATAATTCATTAGAAAATGAAATGCCAAATTTTGATTCTATAAAAGAAGCCTATGAAGAAATTTATAAAGAAATTTGTTCCGGTAAAATTGTTTCTATAAAGACAGTAAAAGATGGAGGTATTTCCGTCGCTATTGCAAAAATGTCTTTTGGAAATTGTTTAGGTGCAGTGATTAATTATAAAGATCATTTATTGGAAACAAATATAGGTTCCTTAATTATAGAATCATCATCTTCCATTAAAAACAATAATTTTATTCCAATAGGAGAAATTACTTCTCATAAAAATTTAAATTTCAATGGAATATCTATTGATATAGATGAATCTATAAAATGTTGGTTGAAAACTTTAAATCCTATTTTTTCTCCTAATGAAAATAAAAAGAACAATAAAGAAAAAAAGAATATTCAAAAATTTAAAATTAAAAAAGAAAAGGAATATAATTCTATCATATGGAAATGTAAACTGAAAAAAAAAGGAAAACCTAGTGTATTTATTCCTATATTTCCCGGTACAAATGGTGAATTTGAATCAATTCGTGCATTTGAAAAAGAAGGATCTATAGTAAATACTTTAGTATTCAAAAATCTATATGACAAAAATGTTATGGAATCCATATTTTCTTTTAAAAAGCATATAGAATCCGTGCAAATATTTATGCTTTGTGGAGGTTTTAGTGCTGGTGATGAACCAGATGGTTCTGCTAAATTTATAGTATCTATATTACATAATCCATATATTCAAGATGCTATTCAACATTTTCTTAATAAGGATGGATTGATTTTAGGAATTTGTAATGGGTTTCAAGGTTTAATAAAATCTGGATTATTACCTTATGGTAAAATTTGTTTGAGAAATCAGAATTCTCCTACACTGACGTATAATAAAATAGAAAAACATATATCCCAATGTGTTCATATTAAAGTGATATCTGATCACTCTCCATGGTTAAATGGAATGAAAAATAAAATATATACTCTTCCTATATCTCATAGTGAAGGAAGATTTTATGCAAATAAAGAAACAATAAATATTTTATTAGATAGAAACCAAATTGCAACACAATATGTGGATTTGGAAGGGGATCCTAGTTTAAATAGATTATATAATCCTAATGGATCTGTTGGAGCTGTAGAAGGATTATTAAGTGAAAATGGTAAAATTTATGGAAGAATGACTCATCCAGAACGTTATGATCATGGATTATTAAAAAATATACCTAATATTCAAGAACATTCTATTTTTAGAAATGCAATACAATATTTCTTGTGAATATAATTAATTATTAAAAATAAATTACAATAATTTATGCAAGTGGCTATATTTCTTGGAAGTGTTTCTGACAAATCAATTATGAAAGTAACTGCTGAACTACTTAACCAATTTAATATAAACTATAAATCTTATATAATTTCCGCACATCGATTGCCAGATATTTTATCAAAGACTATAAAAGAAATAGAATCTGAAGAAACAGATGTTATTATTGCAGGGGCTGGTTTATCCGCTCACTTACCTGGTGTTATTTCTTCTAAAACAATTATTCCTGTTATAGGAATCCCCATTTATTGTAGTAATAATAATAATTCCTTAGGAGGAATAGAGGCTCTTTTTTCCATAGTGCAAATGCCAAAATATGTCCCTGTTGCTACAGTAGGAATAAATAACTCTTATAATGCAGCTTTATTGGCTGTTCATATTTTAGCTATAAAATATCAAAATATAAGAAAGTTATTGATAAAATTCAGAGAAAAAGAAAAGGAAAAACTGATAAATAAAATTAAGATAGATTTATGATCGTAAATTATATAATTAAAAAAGATCTTTTATTTGAAGGAAAAACAAAAAAAATATATGCTACTAAAAATCCATTTGAAGTCTTAATTCATCACAAAGATTATTTAACCGCTTTAGATGGTCTAAGAAAAAACTTTTTACAGGATAAAGGAATTTTAAATAATGAAATAACTACACTGATTTTTAAATTTCTAAATTCTTGTGGAATAAAAACTCATTTTATACGAAAAATAAACAACAGGGAACAATTATGTTATAAAGTAGATATGATACCTTTAGAATTTGTTGTCCGTAATGTTGTTGCAGGGAGTATGTCTAAACGTTTAGGAATTAAAGAAGGGGTTCATCTTTCTAATCCTATTTTTGAAATTTTTTATAAAAATGATAAATTGAAAGATCCATTAATTAATGATCATCATGCCGTATTCTTAAAAGCTCTTTCCTATGAAGAATTAAATTCCATTTATAGCATAATATCGAAAATAAACTATATTATTAAGAAATATTTTTTAAATAAAAATATTATATTGGTTGATTTTAAAGTAGAATTTGGTAAGAATCATAAAAACGAGATTCTTCTTTCAGATGAAATCAGTCCGGATACTTGTCGTTTTTGGGATAAAAAAACGATGAAAAAATTAGATAAAGATTTATTTAGAATGGAATTAAATGAAAAAAAAGAAGTATTTGATATTTACATAGAGATATTAAAAAGGTTAAATGTAAGTTAACCATTAAAATTGAAATGATGGGACAAAGATATTCTTTTTCCAAAAAGAAAATATCTCAATTATTCCCTTTTATTCTGAAAAATAATTATTCTGATAAATTTCATGATGAATGTGGTGTTTTTGGGATTTATTCACCTTTTAAAATAGATACCTTTTCTTTAATTCAGTTTGGTTTATTTGCATTACAACATAGAGGGCAAGAGGCTTGTGGTTTTTCTGTTTTACGAGATGGATTTATTTTATCACATAAAAATGAAGGATTTGTTTTAGATTTTTTTAAAAAAATTTCTAATTCTGAATGTTATCATGGAAATGCTGCAATTGGACATACTCGTTATTCTACAGAAGGAGGACAAAGTAAAAAAAATATTCAACCTTTTTTTGGAGAAGATTCCTATGGAAGGAGTACTATATCTATAGTACACAATGGAAATTTAGTCAATGCTCAATATATTCGTAAAGAATTGGAACATCAAGGAATAAATTTTATATCCGAACATTCGGATTCTGAAGTTATTTTACGTTTAATACAAAAATATTTACCAGAATATGAGAATAATCTGGAGAAAGCTATTCAAAAAACCACTGTTGACATTAAAGGAGCTTATTCTGTAATCGTTCTTATGAAGAATAAAATGGCTGCATTTAGAGATCCAAATGGAATACGTCCTTTATGTTATGGAATGTTGGATGATAAAACTTATATATTTAGTTCTGAAACTTGTGGAATTGATTCTGTGGGAGGTTTTTACGTAAGAGATTTATTACCAGGAGAAATTATAATTGTGGATCAAAAATCAATTCAATTTTCTAAACTTAGAAAAATAAAAAATAGAAATGTAAAAAAAAGAATATGTTCTTTTGAATATATTTATTTTTCTCGTCCTGATTCTTTAATTGAAAATGTAAATGTTTATGAAGTTCGTGAAAAAAGTGGAGAAAAACTCTATGAACAACATCCAGTAGAAGCTGATGTGGTTATCGGTGTTCCGGATTCTGGAGTTCCAGCTTCTATTGGGTATTCCAAAGCCTCTGGAATCCCTTTCAAACCAATTTTAGTAAAAAATAAATATATTGGTAGATCTTTTATACTCCCTAAAAAAGAAATGCGTGAAAAAATGGTAAACTTGAAATTAAATCCTATTTTAGATGAAATAAAAGGAAAACGAATTGTTATTATTGATGATTCTATAGTTCGTGGTACGACCAGTCGTAGATTGGTTTACATATTAAGAAAAGCAGGAGCTAAAGAAATTCACTTTAGAAGTGCTTCTCCTCCTATTATAGGACCATGTTATTTAGGAGTAGACACTCCAACTAGAAAAGATCTTATATCATACAATCATATCGATAAAAAAAGTATCGAAAAAATTCTAAATGTGGACAGTTTAGAATTTTTAAGCATGGATAATCTTATAGACATTCTTGGAAGTATTCATTATTGTTTTGGTTGTTTTACCGGAAATTATCCAGTTCAAAAAACTGAAAACAATATAACATAAAATAAATCATAAAAAAGTGAAAAAAAGTATGACCATATGTAATCTTAGTAAGATTTTAGAAAAAACCTATAACAATAGGGTAATGAGTACGTTAAATAATTTTTCTAGTTTTTATAAAATGTATGAATGTGGATATAAAGAACCTATTTTAGTTTCTGGAGTAGATGGAGTGGGGACTAAATTACGTCTGGCTATAGATTTCAAAAAATATGGTGTAATTGGAGAAGATTGTTTTGCAATGTGTGTAAATGATGTTTTATGTCATGGAGCAATTCCTTTATTTTTTTTAGATTATTTAGCTTGTGGAAAACTAGATACTGCTATCATAGAAAAAATTATACAAGGTATAGCTATTTCTTGTAAAAAAACAAATACTTGTCTGATTGGAGGTGAAACTGCAGAAATGCCTGGAATTTATCAAGAAAATGATTATGATATAGCTGGATTTTGTGTAGGTATTGTAGAAAAAAATCATCTTGTAGATGGTAAAAAATTAATTCGCGAAGGAGATATTTTGATAGGCCTTCCTTCATCAGGTGTGCATAGCAATGGTTTTTCTGTAATTAGGAACATTTTTTCTTCAGAAGATTTTTTGAAATTTTTTCAAAAAAAACCGTTTTATGAAACGCTTTTAATTCCAACCAGAATTTATCATTTTCCTATTTATACTTTATTAAAAACATTTGTAATACACGGATTAGCTCATATTACTGGAGGAGGTATATTAGATAATTTATCTAGAATTATTCCAGAAAATCTATCAGCCGTAATAGAAAAAGAAAAAATACCTATTCATCCTGTTTTTAATTATATTAGAGAAAGGGGAAATCTATCAGAACAAAAAATGTGGAATACTTTTAATATGGGAGTAGGAATGATTATCGTAGTTTCTTTTAAAGAAAGAGATTCTATTTTGGAAAAACTTTATTTTTTGGGAGAAAAACCTTTTGTATTAGGTAATATTGTGAAAGAAAATAAAAAAGTATTTTTGAAATAAAAATATTTCCATGAATAAAATAGCTGTTTTAGTTTCTGGAGAAGGAAGAAATACACATCATATTTTACAATCCATTAAAAACGGAATGCTCTATAATTCAATAGTAAATATAATGATTTCTGATAGATGGTGTAGAGCTATTCAATATGCATTAACAAGGAATATCACAGTATTTTCTCTAATAAAAACTAATAAAAAATTTCTTTCTAAAGAAATAGATAATATACTTATAAGATACACACCGGATATCATAGTTCTTTCAGGTTTTTTTTCTATACTTGACGAAGAATTTTGTGAAAAATGGAGTGGTAAGGTAATAAATGTTCATCCTTCTCTACTACCTAAATATGGTGGAAGAGGAATGTATGGCATAAAAGTACATCAAGAAGTTATAAAAAATAAGGAAAAAATATCAGGTGCTACAGTTCATTATGTCACAAAAGATGTGGATTTAGGAGGTGTAATTTTAAAAAAAACATGTAGAATTGATTCAAAGGAGACTCCAACATCCTTATCAAAAAAAGTTTCTATGATAGAAAAAGAAATATTAATTCAATCTATTAACAAACTTTTATAAAGTTATAAGGGAAGGGATTAATAAATCTATGTATACTTATTACTCATACTCAAAAAAATAACAAATTAATTAGTGAAATGTATTATGAAAAGAGCTTTGATTAGTGTTTATGAAAAAAATGAAAAATTATTTAATTTCGTCAATTTTTTAGATCAAAAAGGATATCAAATAATTTCTACTGGAGGAACCTACCAATATTTTCTCAAAAAAAAAGTATCAAATCTTATAGAAGTTTCCGACTTTACTTCTTTCCCTGAAGTTTTAGATGGAAGAGTAAAAACTATTCATCCTAATATATATATGGGAATTTTAGCTGATCGTTCCACTGAAAAACATATGAGAATTGTTCATTCTCAGAATATTAATCTTATTGATATTGTTTTGGTAAATTTTTATCCATTTTTTGAGAAAAAACATCAAAAAATTAGTATTAATTCACTAATAGAATTTATTGATATTGGAGGGCCATCCATGCTTAGAGCAGCCGCTAAAAATTTTTTATATGTAACCCCTATTATAGATAGTAATGATTATGAGGTAGTTCAATATGAACTGGAAAATTATGGTTTTCCTTCATTGAAATTGAGAAAAAAATTGGCAGGAAAAGCGTTCAATTTTACTTCTGCTTATGATTCTGTTATTTCTCAATCTCTTTTAGAAGATAAATTTCCTATTTATTTGCATTCCTCTTATGAAAAAAAAATGAATCTTCGTTATGGGGAAAATCCACACCAAAAAGCGGCTTATTATATTAATACTTTTCATAAAGGATCAATGCGTAATTTTCATCAATTACATGGAAAAAAACTTTCATTTAACAATTTAAGAGATATGGATATAGCATGGAAAGTTGTTTCTCAATTTTCTGAACCGGCTTGTTGTACAGTGAAGCATTCTACTCCTTGTGGAGTATCGTTGGGGGAAAATATAATTGAAGCATTCCAAAAGACCTATTATGCTGATACTATTTCCTCTTTTGGAGGAATAATGGCTGTTAATGTTCCAGTGACAAAAGAACTAGCAAAAGAAATTAATCACATTTTTCTAGAAGTGATTCTTTCTCCAAGTTATGAAACAGATGTTTTAAATATTTTAAAAATAAAAAAAAATCTTAGAATTATTAGTATTAATGAACCTATTTCAGATAAATTAGAATATGTGCAAATAGATGGAGGTTTTTTAGTACAAGAATCAGATTATTTTTCTTCTGATGATCAAAATTATAAGGTGGTTACTAAAAAAAAATTTAGTGATGAAGAATTAAAATCTTTATTTTTTGCTCAAAAAGTAGTAAAATATGTAAAATCTAATGCTATTGTTGTGGTTAAAGGAACACAAACTTTAGGAGTATCTGGAGGTCAAACTAACAGAATTTGGGCAGCTCGTCAAGCTATAGAAAGGGCTTTAGAAAAAAGTAAAACTGGGTTAGTTCTTGTATCTGATGCTTTTTTTCCTTTTAGAGATGTAGTAGATGAAGCGGCTCGTTCTGGTGGTATACGTGCTATTCTTCAACCAGGAGGATCTATACGTGATAAAGAATCTGTAAAAGCTTGTGATAATTATGGAATAGCAATGGCTTTTACTGGAAAAAGACATTTTAAACATTAAAAAAAATAATGAAAATTTTAATTCTTGGAAGCGGAGGACGTGAACATGCTATAGGAAAAAAATTATTGGAAGATTATCATTCAATCCATCTTTATTTTTATCCTGGTAATGGTGGGACAAGTGTAATAGGAAAAAATATTGAAAATCATCATACTGTATTAGATTTAGTTTTTTTTGCTAAAAGAAATGCAATAGACCTAACTATTGTAGGTTCTGAAATTTTTTTATTGGAAGGAATTGTAGACATTTTTAAAAATTTTGGATTAGAAATAATTGGACCGCATTATTTAGCAGCCCAACTTGAAGGAAATCGAATTTTTGCTAAATCCTTTATGAAAAAATATGGAATTCGTACTCCTAAGTACAATATTTTTTATTGTTATGAAAAGGCAATTAATTTTCTAAAAAAAAATACTAATTCTGTAGCTATTAAAACTAATGGTATTGCTGGAGGAAAAGGAGTTATTTTAGTTCACAATCAAAATGATGCTAAAAAAGCTTTAAAAAACATTATGATAAAGAAAAAATTTGGTGAATCTGGTAATCAGATTATTATAGAAGATTTTTTACAAGGAAATGAAGTTTCTATTATATCTATTTTTAATGGAAAAAATATTATTCCTTTTTTATCGGCTCAAGATTACAAGAAAATTGAAGAAAATGAGAAAGGATTAAATACAGGAGGAATGGGGGCGATTGCTCCTAATCCATATATGACAAATTCTATTTGGATAGATTTTAAAAAAAATATTTTAGAACCTACTTTAGAAGGATTAATTATAGAAAAATTAACTTTTTTTGGATTCTTATATTTTGGATTAATGATAACTTATAACAAAGTTTATCTATTAGAATATAATACTCGTATCGGAGATCCTGAAGCTCAAACTTTATTTCCATTAATGAAAAGTAATTTTTTAAATATCATTCAATCTACCTTTCAAAATAAAGATCAAAAAGAAATATTTATTGATTGGAAAAAATTATGTTCTTGTTGTGTAGTTTTATCATCTAAAGGGTATCCTGAAAAATATGAAATTGGAAAAATTATAACAGGTTTAAATTCTTTAGAAGAACCTTTTTATATTGCTGGAGCTAAAAGAGAACAAGAAAAATGGATAACATCAGGTGGACGAGTTATCAATATAGTAGGAATAGGAAATACTCATGAAGAAGCTAGAAGAAAAGCTTATGATAAAGTAGTAAAAATAAAATTTGACAATTTGTATTTTAGACAAGATATAGGTTTATAAAAAATGAAAAAAGATTTTATACTCATATTAGATTTTGGATCTCAATATAGTCATATGATTGCTAGAAGAATTAGAGATATAGGAGTATACACTTTATTATCTCATTATAATGATGTTGATTATGATGTAATTTCAAAAAAAAAGCCTAAGGGTTTGATTTTATCGGGAGGTCCTTTTTCTGTTTATGAAAAAAATTCTCCACTAATATCCAAAAGTATTTTTCAACTAAATATTCCCATATTCGGAATATGTTATGGAATGCAACTTATTTCTTTTCTTTTTGGAGGAGAGATAAAAAAATCAAAATACAAAGAGTATGGAAAATCTCACTTGATTATAGATCATACTAATAATAGTTTATTTTATGGAATTCCTAAAAAATCTATTGTTTGGATGAGTCATTTCGACGAAGTCAAAATAATTCCAAAAGAATTTAAAATCATAGCACATACAACATCTTGTAATATTGCAGCTTTAGGTCATCTTAATAAAAATATTTATGCCGTTCAATTTCATCCAGAAGTAAAACACACAGAGTATGGGATATTTATGTTAAAAAATTTTGTTTTTCATATTTGCAAATGTAGTTTGAATTGGAAATTAAATAATTTTGTTAAAAATACAATAGATAATATTAAAAAACGTGTAAATAAAAAAAAAGTTATTTTAGGTTTTTCTGGAGGAGTAGATTCTTTTGTCACTGCTTATATCATTCATAAAGCCATTGGAAATTCTTTAATTTGTATTTTTGTAGACACAGGTTTATTATTAGAAAACGAAAAAGAGAAAATATTTTCTTTATGTGAAAAAATGCATTTTCCTATAAAAATAATAGATGCTAAAAAACGTTTTTTATCTAAGTTAACTGGAGTTGTGGATCCTGAAATAAAAAGAAAAGTTATAGGGAAAGAATTTATATGTTTATTCCAAAAGGAGTCAAATAAAATTAATAACATTGAATTTTTAGCACAAGGGACTATTTATTCAGATATTATTGAATCATCTGTTTCCTCAAAAAATTTAATAAGTAATTCTATAAAATCCCATCATAATGTAGGAGGATTACCTACAACATTAATGAAATTGAAACTAATTGAACCATTAAAAAAACTATTTAAAGATGAAGTCAGAAAAATAGGTAAAAAACTAGGACTCCCAAAAGAAATTTTATATCGTCATCCGTTTCCTGGACCTGGATTAAGTATTCGTATTATTGGGGGAGTTAGTGAAAAAAAAATTTCTATTTTAAGAAAAGCAGAAAATATTCTATTGCAAGAATTAATAACTTATAAAATATACAATTCCGTTAGTCAAGCTTTTATTGTTTTATTACCTGTAAAATCTGTAGGAATAAAAGGTGATAAACGAACATATGAATATGTAGCTATATTACGAATAATAAATACTGAAGATTTTATGACTGCTACTTTTTCACGTTTATCTTATGACTTTTTAGAAAAAGTTTCAAATAGAATCACTAATGAAGTTGATGGAATTAATAGAATAGCATATGATATTACTTCTAAACCTCCATCTACTATTGAATGGGAATAATTTTTTATATCATCATAGAAATCAAATTATATATATTTTTTTTCAATTTATTTCTAGGAGAAATTAAATCTATAAATCCATGATCCATTAAAAATTCTGATGTTTGAAATCCTTCTGGAAGATCTTTTCCTATTATTTCTCTGATAACTCTGGGTCCAGCAAATCCAATAAGAGCTCCAGGTTCAGCTATATTGATGTCTCCAAGTAAAGAATAAGAGGCAGTTACACCTCCCGTAGTTGGATCAGTTAAAACAGAGATATAAGGAATTTTAGCATCACGTAATTGAGTTAATCGAGCTATAGTTTTAGCCATTTGCATTAATGAAAAAGAAGATTCCATTATTCTTGCTCCTCCTGATTTAGAAATTAAAATATATGGATATTTTTTATCTATACAATATTTTATAGCTCTAGATATTTTTTCTCCCACAACAGAACCCATAGATCCTCCTATAAATGAAAAATCCATACAAGATATCACTGCATTTATAGTTTTAATTTTTCCAATTCCTGTTCTAATTGCATCATATAAATTTGTTTTTTTTTGTGTTTCTTTAATTCTATCTGTATACTTTTTATAATCTTTCCATTTCATAGGATCTTGGCTAATCATTTTTTCATTTATTTCTAAAAATTTTCCATGATCAAAAAGAATTTCAAAATATTCTTTACTATGAATTCTTACATGATATCCATCTTCCGGACTAACATAAGCGTTTTTTTTTAATTCTTCCGTATCTATAATTTTCCCGCTAGGAGTTCTGTACCAAATTCCTTTTGGTGAATCTTTTCTATCATTTACAGATGTTAAGATATTCTTTTTTTTTCTTAAAAACCAAGCCATGGTTAGTTTTTTATAAAGTATTAATATTATTCATGAATTCAAAATATTTTTTTAAAATTATTTTAAAAGATTTTTCTCCTTCTCTTAACCATACTCTAGGATCATAATATTTTTTGTTAGGAAGATGTTTTCCTTTTAAGTTTCCTATTTGTTTTTTTAAGTATTCCTTATTTTTATTCATATAATCTCTTACTCCACAAGTAAAAGCATACTGTAAATCAGTATCTATATTCATTTTTACAACTCCATAAGTAATAGCTTTTTTTATTTCTTTTTCACTTGATCCTGATCCACCATGAAAAACTAAAGATACTGGTTTAGCATTAGTGTGAAATTTTTTTTGTATATACTCTTGTGTATTTTTCAAAATTTCAGGACGAAGTATAACATTTCCAGGTCTATAAACTCCATGTACATTTCCAAAAGAAGCTGCTATAATGAAATTAGCACTTATTTTCATTAATCTTTCATAAGCATAAGAAACTTCTTTTGGTTGAGTATAAAGTTTATTGTTTTCTATATTAGAATTATCTATACCATCTTCTTCTCCTCCCGTAACACCAAGTTCTATTTCAAGGGTCATTTTAGTTTTATTCATTCTATCAAAGTATTGCTCACAAATATTAATATTTTCTATTAAAGGTTCTCCAGAAAGATCTAACATATGTGAACTAAATAATGTTTTTCCAAAACGTTTATAATATTTTTCATTGGCTTCTATTAATCCATCTATCCATGGTAATAATGGTTTAGAACAATGATCTGTATGAAGAATTACCGTTGTTTTATAATATGAAGCTAATTCATGAATATGCATTGCACAAGCTATAGAACCTTGAATTGCTGCTTTTTGTTTTTCATTATTTAATCCTTTTCCAGCATTAAAAATAGCTCCTCCATTAGATAACTGAATAATAACAGGAGAATTTACTTCTGCAGCAGTTTCCATAACAGAATTTATAGTATTAGATCCAATAACGTTCACGGCAGGAATAGAAAATACGTTTTCTTTAGCATATTCAAATATTTCTTTTACAAGATTACCGGTTGCTACTCCAAATGGAAATTTTTTAGACATGTGTTAAAATTTATTTTATTACTAAAAAAATATATGAAAAAATTAACTTATTAGAATGATAATTACACCACCTACATTAAAAATATACAATGCTTCAGCAGGTTCAGGAAAAACTACTTTTTTAGTAATCAATTATCTTTATATTTTATTAAAAAGCCCTTATCCTGATGAATTTAAAAGAATTTTAGCTTTAACTTTTACTAAAAAAGCTTCTGAAGAAA
The sequence above is drawn from the Blattabacterium cuenoti genome and encodes:
- the purH gene encoding bifunctional phosphoribosylaminoimidazolecarboxamide formyltransferase/IMP cyclohydrolase, translating into MKRALISVYEKNEKLFNFVNFLDQKGYQIISTGGTYQYFLKKKVSNLIEVSDFTSFPEVLDGRVKTIHPNIYMGILADRSTEKHMRIVHSQNINLIDIVLVNFYPFFEKKHQKISINSLIEFIDIGGPSMLRAAAKNFLYVTPIIDSNDYEVVQYELENYGFPSLKLRKKLAGKAFNFTSAYDSVISQSLLEDKFPIYLHSSYEKKMNLRYGENPHQKAAYYINTFHKGSMRNFHQLHGKKLSFNNLRDMDIAWKVVSQFSEPACCTVKHSTPCGVSLGENIIEAFQKTYYADTISSFGGIMAVNVPVTKELAKEINHIFLEVILSPSYETDVLNILKIKKNLRIISINEPISDKLEYVQIDGGFLVQESDYFSSDDQNYKVVTKKKFSDEELKSLFFAQKVVKYVKSNAIVVVKGTQTLGVSGGQTNRIWAARQAIERALEKSKTGLVLVSDAFFPFRDVVDEAARSGGIRAILQPGGSIRDKESVKACDNYGIAMAFTGKRHFKH
- the purD gene encoding phosphoribosylamine--glycine ligase; translated protein: MKILILGSGGREHAIGKKLLEDYHSIHLYFYPGNGGTSVIGKNIENHHTVLDLVFFAKRNAIDLTIVGSEIFLLEGIVDIFKNFGLEIIGPHYLAAQLEGNRIFAKSFMKKYGIRTPKYNIFYCYEKAINFLKKNTNSVAIKTNGIAGGKGVILVHNQNDAKKALKNIMIKKKFGESGNQIIIEDFLQGNEVSIISIFNGKNIIPFLSAQDYKKIEENEKGLNTGGMGAIAPNPYMTNSIWIDFKKNILEPTLEGLIIEKLTFFGFLYFGLMITYNKVYLLEYNTRIGDPEAQTLFPLMKSNFLNIIQSTFQNKDQKEIFIDWKKLCSCCVVLSSKGYPEKYEIGKIITGLNSLEEPFYIAGAKREQEKWITSGGRVINIVGIGNTHEEARRKAYDKVVKIKFDNLYFRQDIGL
- the guaA gene encoding glutamine-hydrolyzing GMP synthase, which translates into the protein MKKDFILILDFGSQYSHMIARRIRDIGVYTLLSHYNDVDYDVISKKKPKGLILSGGPFSVYEKNSPLISKSIFQLNIPIFGICYGMQLISFLFGGEIKKSKYKEYGKSHLIIDHTNNSLFYGIPKKSIVWMSHFDEVKIIPKEFKIIAHTTSCNIAALGHLNKNIYAVQFHPEVKHTEYGIFMLKNFVFHICKCSLNWKLNNFVKNTIDNIKKRVNKKKVILGFSGGVDSFVTAYIIHKAIGNSLICIFVDTGLLLENEKEKIFSLCEKMHFPIKIIDAKKRFLSKLTGVVDPEIKRKVIGKEFICLFQKESNKINNIEFLAQGTIYSDIIESSVSSKNLISNSIKSHHNVGGLPTTLMKLKLIEPLKKLFKDEVRKIGKKLGLPKEILYRHPFPGPGLSIRIIGGVSEKKISILRKAENILLQELITYKIYNSVSQAFIVLLPVKSVGIKGDKRTYEYVAILRIINTEDFMTATFSRLSYDFLEKVSNRITNEVDGINRIAYDITSKPPSTIEWE
- the accD gene encoding acetyl-CoA carboxylase, carboxyltransferase subunit beta, whose amino-acid sequence is MAWFLRKKKNILTSVNDRKDSPKGIWYRTPSGKIIDTEELKKNAYVSPEDGYHVRIHSKEYFEILFDHGKFLEINEKMISQDPMKWKDYKKYTDRIKETQKKTNLYDAIRTGIGKIKTINAVISCMDFSFIGGSMGSVVGEKISRAIKYCIDKKYPYILISKSGGARIMESSFSLMQMAKTIARLTQLRDAKIPYISVLTDPTTGGVTASYSLLGDINIAEPGALIGFAGPRVIREIIGKDLPEGFQTSEFLMDHGFIDLISPRNKLKKNIYNLISMMI
- the fbaA gene encoding class II fructose-bisphosphate aldolase, whose product is MSKKFPFGVATGNLVKEIFEYAKENVFSIPAVNVIGSNTINSVMETAAEVNSPVIIQLSNGGAIFNAGKGLNNEKQKAAIQGSIACAMHIHELASYYKTTVILHTDHCSKPLLPWIDGLIEANEKYYKRFGKTLFSSHMLDLSGEPLIENINICEQYFDRMNKTKMTLEIELGVTGGEEDGIDNSNIENNKLYTQPKEVSYAYERLMKISANFIIAASFGNVHGVYRPGNVILRPEILKNTQEYIQKKFHTNAKPVSLVFHGGSGSSEKEIKKAITYGVVKMNIDTDLQYAFTCGVRDYMNKNKEYLKKQIGNLKGKHLPNKKYYDPRVWLREGEKSFKIILKKYFEFMNNINTL